In Deltaproteobacteria bacterium, the genomic stretch CGGATTCCGTCAGGCCTCGCAACGGGCGACATTACGCTGACCGTTCTCACGGATGCGTTCGGTTTCATGCAGAGCCCGGATCAGACTTACGGCATCCGCGGCGGAAAGGTCGGTCTGAAGTTCACGCTCGACGCCGCCATCAACACGGACAACTCGACCGCCAACGCGCAGATGGGACAGGCTCTGCTGGGACTGCGTCTCGTGGGGCACGCCGAGACGGTCGACAACGGCGTTCTCTCGATGGAGGTCGCGACTTACGAGACCGTGGACATTTTCGGCGAGTCGATGGATGTGACCGTGTCTCTCGGCCTGCGTCCCCCGCAGGGCGCGTATCAGAGCGACGGCGACAGCACGGCGCCGGGCGTGGAGTCGTCATCGCCCCGCCCGTATGCCGAAAGCGTGCGCCTCGGGGACCCGATCCGCATCTATTTCAACGAGCCGATTCGCAGTTCGTCATCGACACCGATCTCGCTCTGGAGCGCCGCATCCCAAACCGGCGTCGCGGGGCGGATCTCGATCAACGGACCGAAACTGACTTTCGAACCGAATTGGCCGCTCACGCCGCTCACGGAATACGAGGTGCGTCTCGATACGTCCATCTCGGATCTGGCGGGCAATACGAGCATCGAGCCGATTCGCTGGCGGTTCACGACCGGCGCCGCGGAGGCGACGCAGGTTCCGCCGCAGCTCGGCACGAGCGATCCGGGGCTGAATTCGCTGGTCGCGCATCCCGCGCACCTGCCCGTGCAGATCTGGTTTACGCAGATCATGGACCCCGCGTCGTTATCGCTGGGTGACACGGTGTTCGTGACGGATCTGACGGCCGGGGGGCCGGTCGAGGGGACGCTCGACGCGAACTGGACGAGCATCGTCTTCACGCCAAACGAGCCCTTCGACCCGGAACACACGTACCAATGGCGGGTGACCGACGGCGCAATGAACATCGCGGGGATCGCGCTGGACGTGGACGGAGACGGATTGCCCGGCGGGTCGATTGCCGACTCCAGCGTGGCGACGACGTTCCGCGCGGTGCGCGACGACGACGTGGTGAAACTCATCTTCGAACTCAATCCCGCGGCGGACTCGGATACCTCCGGATATGTCGACGGTGCGGAGACCGCGACGGACGTGAACTACTTCGCGATCAACCTCTTCGGCCTGTTCGGAACGCCGAGCTACGCGACGGGATTCATGGTCGGCCACGTGCGTCCGCTGGATACCAACGACGACGACGCGGCGCTGCCGATCGCCCTGGTGGACGGCACGCGGATCTTCTCGACGAATACGGGCATCGATTTGGGTAAGGCGTTCGGACGCGCCGATTACGGCCCGCTCGATACCGGCCCGATCCGCATCGACGCGGCCACGCAGGGTTCGGCGGACGTTTCCACGGGCGTGGACGGTTTGCCCGAAATGGCGGTCGATCTGCCGACGCAGTTCGCCGTGTCGAACCCGCTCTTTGCGGGGCTCATCGTGCCGGAGGTCGACTTCAAGGCGACGGGCGCGGTGGCGTTTTCGACCGACGGACGCATCATCGCCGACATCCGCGGGACGACCAGCATCCGCCTGAACATTCCGTTGACGAGTTGGGAGATTCCGCTGCCGGCGTCGATCAACCTTCAGGCGGTGAGCCCCGCGCCGTAAGGCGCGGAGTCATCGAACGTTCAGGTCGATCCAGTTCGAGTCGCCCGCGGCGTCGTTGCGCAGGACAACCCGATAGGGCAACAGAGAGTCCTCGAGTTCAGGAAGCGCGACCACGAGGCGGGTCTCGTCATCCGGGTCAGCGACCGTATCCAGACGGAATCCGCCGCCATCCGGATCTTCGATGATCGCGACGATCGGATCGCCCGCGCGCTGGACCCAACTTCCGAACAATTGAAGCTCTCCCGGGTTAGCGGACGAAATCGAAGCTCCCTGGATCGTGTGGCGATGAGGACGTGTTTCGGGGTCGATCGCAATCAGGTCGACGAAGAGGTCCTCGCCCCCGACAGCACCGATCACGCGCGCGAGTCCCAACTCCGTGTTCCCGACCGGGCCGGTCATCTCGATCTCGACGCCGTTCGGCATCTCGTAGGAAAACACGCCGTCGGCGTCCGTGGTCACGGTGATGCGGTCGGACCCGACCACCGCGCCTTCGGCATCGGCCACGGGATCGCCGGGGCCACCCGTAGCCGCGTCGTATTTCCGAAACGTGCCGCGTATCTGCGACCAGCCCTGAAGGGACACGGCCACGCTCTGCGAACCAGGCGAAAGATCGACTTTGGTTCGCCCGTCGTAGGCGCGCTCGCCCATGTTGTCCGTGACCTTCACGAGAAACTCGCGATCGCGGCCGGACGGGATCGACATTCGGATCTCGTAAGGCTGCGGCGTATCGCCGCTGGTCAGCGGAAAGCTGCGCCGCACGGTGCGCAGGTCGTCCGCCCGGACCTCGATGAGAACATTGTAGAAACGCTCGGTCGCGCTCGGGGTGACCAGAGCCCACTGTATCGACACGACGGCAGCATCGCTTTCCGGCGTGTCGTTGGAGTACAGGCAGCCCGTCGATCCGAAGACGGACAAGACGGCCAGGGCGATCGCGGCGAGAACGCGGGTCACTTCTTCACCAGCGGGCGGTTTTTTTCGATCAGGTCGTTGAAAATGATGACAAGGGAGACGTCCGACTCTCGATCGATCTCAAGACCCTCCGGAATATCCGGCGATCGACCGTCGTTCGATGGAAACGGTTCGAACTCGGCCAGCGTCGACGTCTCCACCCCGGTCCCGCCGATGGTTCCGGTCAGCTTGGTCGGGATATCGCGAAGCGGACTGTCCCCGAGGTTTTTCACCTGGCCGGGCAGAGATTCGGCCGGCGGGAAATAGCGAATGGCCGTGTTGCTCTTCAGGGATTCCGTGAATTCCGGGTTTGCCGACTGCGGAATCGCCACGCCGGACGCACGATCCACCGCGCACCACTGACCGGGCGAAACCGTGTACTTCACCCGGTCGTCTTCGGGCCTGGAAACGTCGATCGATCCGGCGAGACCGAGAATCTGCGTTCGTTCTTCGTTGCGTTCGTGGCGGACGGCGAAATACCCGTCGCCCGTGACGATTTTGGCCGACTTCGTCGCGATGCGGGCCGGAATCGCAGCTTCGTTCGGGCGAACCAGGACGCGGGCGTCGCCGGAAAGGATCGCGATGTCGCCGATCGAACCACCGCCCGAAACCCGGTCGAACAGGACCTGCGTGTACGGACCGATCGTGACGAGCGCGTTGTCCGCCCACCGGACGAGCGCCCGTCCCTCATCATCCGAAACCAAGTGGTCGCCGGGCTCGATCACGATGCCCGGCGCGAGCGCAACGTCGCCCACGCCGGGGCGAACGATCGTCACGCGGCCTTCGACGGCCAAGGCGACGATCTCCGAATCGGCCCGAGCCGCGGTAGGCGCACTCCCGACGACGACGGAACAGAGAACAGCGGCGATGAGCAGTCGAAAACGGAGCATCACCCTACCGCGGTTGGAAAACAAAAGGAGGTTATCACAGCGGATCGGCTGGACAAAGTGCCCGCCCGCTGTCGCGCGCGGCGGCTTACGCGGGCGAGATCTTGATGAGAACGAACGAGAAGAACACGAAAGAAAAAAGAAGAAACGTGACAAGGCCGAGCGCGATGTGAAGCCGCTTTTCCGAAGGTGTCGGATCTTTTTTTCCGGATGCGAACCCGGTGTACGCGAGCGACATGAAACACAGAGCCATGGCGACGCGCTGCACGGGTCCCGCGGGGGAAAACTGGAAGAGGAGAAAGTAGATGGCGAATACGAAATTCGCGAACGGCGAACTGGCCGCATGAAGCTGACGGATGACGGCGTTGTTGGGCGAAACCAACCGCACCACACCCGTCACCGCGCCCGCGAACACGGCGAGATAACTGATCGCAAGAAGAATCGCCTCCATGAACACTCCGGAAAACGAAGGGAAATTCGCGAAGCGCGTTGACTCGATGGCGCGAACGCATGATGGCGGCACGCCCTTTATTTTGCAAGCGGTCCACGATAGAGTTCGCCACCAATCGGGCTCAAGAATCGCCGACATGAACGCCGCTTTCGTCATCGTCATCCTCTTGTCCATCGCCATGGCGGCCGTCGTGGTGATCGGTGCGTTGACGGGCTTTTGGCGACGGCGCGATCCGCTGCCCGCGGATATGCTCGACGGCGATCTGCCGGTCGGCGGGGGAGCGCGCGGCGAGTATCTGGGCAGCCGGACCCGCGACGGCGACAAGGCCGAGGCCGCGCAGGGATTCCTAGCCCCCGGGCCGGGTCTGTTTTTCGTCGATCAAAAGGGCGTCAATTTTCTCGTCGATCACGCGCTGTCGCCGATTCACATCCCGTTCGCGCGGGTACGGAACGCATCGGTGCGCACGCGACAAACGGGCGCGCATCGCGGTAAACCGGCGCTCGCGGTGGACTGGGTCTTCGAGCCGGCCGTTCTTCGATCCGTTTTC encodes the following:
- a CDS encoding Ig-like domain-containing protein — encoded protein: MIGRGWIIGVLVAVAMIAACAQDMEYEKKESSVFELHATIPADGTGGVALATNVIFHFNRPIDLAALSGMEAELFRIEPGGERIAVPARLGATGDNLLLMPLERLMPNSTYEAVVHDTVRDSEGAAPELDGRTSHAVAFSTRGERTLAGATMSVTTLVPDPSEEVYDWSTFHVYFSEPVDPTLRYGANIAIRRVGSTTPIPADLFVAGGLVAIDPTSDLEPGRQYELFIAGALRDAGGEPIGEDITYVFDIRDSTPRATLVVEQCPTMSNASSCEPVTDVAKLDSSNYTGEPVNSMVINSTLLGRTQAFLGGQLRVEMGNTAANTSSVPVVIRRGQKLHASSLEALFGGRIPSGLATGDITLTVLTDAFGFMQSPDQTYGIRGGKVGLKFTLDAAINTDNSTANAQMGQALLGLRLVGHAETVDNGVLSMEVATYETVDIFGESMDVTVSLGLRPPQGAYQSDGDSTAPGVESSSPRPYAESVRLGDPIRIYFNEPIRSSSSTPISLWSAASQTGVAGRISINGPKLTFEPNWPLTPLTEYEVRLDTSISDLAGNTSIEPIRWRFTTGAAEATQVPPQLGTSDPGLNSLVAHPAHLPVQIWFTQIMDPASLSLGDTVFVTDLTAGGPVEGTLDANWTSIVFTPNEPFDPEHTYQWRVTDGAMNIAGIALDVDGDGLPGGSIADSSVATTFRAVRDDDVVKLIFELNPAADSDTSGYVDGAETATDVNYFAINLFGLFGTPSYATGFMVGHVRPLDTNDDDAALPIALVDGTRIFSTNTGIDLGKAFGRADYGPLDTGPIRIDAATQGSADVSTGVDGLPEMAVDLPTQFAVSNPLFAGLIVPEVDFKATGAVAFSTDGRIIADIRGTTSIRLNIPLTSWEIPLPASINLQAVSPAP
- a CDS encoding FecR domain-containing protein; this encodes MLRFRLLIAAVLCSVVVGSAPTAARADSEIVALAVEGRVTIVRPGVGDVALAPGIVIEPGDHLVSDDEGRALVRWADNALVTIGPYTQVLFDRVSGGGSIGDIAILSGDARVLVRPNEAAIPARIATKSAKIVTGDGYFAVRHERNEERTQILGLAGSIDVSRPEDDRVKYTVSPGQWCAVDRASGVAIPQSANPEFTESLKSNTAIRYFPPAESLPGQVKNLGDSPLRDIPTKLTGTIGGTGVETSTLAEFEPFPSNDGRSPDIPEGLEIDRESDVSLVIIFNDLIEKNRPLVKK